Within the Magnetospirillum sp. ME-1 genome, the region TTTCGACCTGGCCGCCTATATCCGCGAGACCCTGTCCAGCCTGGGCCCCCATCTGCGTCAGGCCGGCCACGCGGTGCGCCTCGACTGCCCCGACGGCATCGTCATGGACAGCTATCCCGGCGCCCTGTCCCAGGTGTTGAGCAATTTCGTCATGAACTCGCTGGTCCACGGCTATGACCAGGGCCGGCCGGGAACCCTGTCCATCACGGTGGAGCGCGACGGCAAGACGGGCGTGCGGCTGGTCTACGCCGATGACGGCAAGGGCATCGCGCCCGAGAACCTGGGCCGCATCTTCGACCCCTTCTTCACCACCAGGCGGGGCAGCGGCGGCTCGGGCCTGGGGCTGCACATCGTCTACAATCTGGTAACCGGGACGCTGGGCGGCACCGTCTCGGCCGATTCTCCCGCCGGCGGCGGCACCCGCTTTTCCATCCAGATTCCCTTGGCGCCCAACACCTAATCCTTCGTCACACTCCGGCGCAATGCGGGGGTGGCGTGCCCATGGGCAGGGGTGGAATATGAGCGAATGAGCAAGAACCCGGACGATACCGGCCCGGAACCGGCCGCAAAGACCAAGCTCTCGCTGCGCCGCACCGGCAGGGCAGGCCCGGCGCAAGGGGCCGCCCCCTGGCCGGTCCTGGTGGTGGACGACGATCCCGACGTCCATTCCATGACCCGGGTGCTGCTGCGCGACTTCAGCTTCCAGGGCAAGGGCTTCGAAGTGATCAGCGCCATGTCCGGCGCCGAGGCCCGCGCCATCCTCAGCCGCCGCCACGATATTCCGGTGATGCTGCTCGACGTGGTGATGGAGACCCCCGACGCCGGCCTGTCCTTGATCCGCCACGTGCGCGACGACTTGAGGAATCGCCGCCTGGCCATCGTGTTGCGCACCGGCCAGCCGGGCGAGGCGCCCGAGCGCGACGTCATGCTGGCCTACGACATCAACGATTACCGCTCCAAGACCGAACTGACGGCGCAGAAGCTGTTCACCTCGCTGATCGGCGGCCTTCGCTCGTGGATCCATCTGTCGACCATCGAAGCCATGGCCTCGACCCTGGAGCGCCGGGTCACCGAGCGCACCTGCCAGCTGGACGAGGCGCGGCGCTTCGCCGAAAGCCTGGTGGAACTGCTGCCCAATCCCCTGTGGTTCAAGGACCCGGACGGCTCCTTGCGCCTTTACAACCGCGCCTTCCGCGAGATGTTCGCCGTGGGCGACGACGACTGGCACGGCCGCCCCTCCCACGACACCCTGCCCGAGCCCCTGGCCGGGCTGGACCAGCTGGCGGACCAGAGCCTCAGTCTGGGCGGATCGGGCGGATTGGCCTTCGAGACCACCATCGACCGCCAGGGCGCCACCCGCACCCTGATGGTCAACAAGGGCGTCGTGCGCAGCGATTGCCGCGACAAGCCGGACGAGCCCATCGGTACCATCGGCATCGTCACCGACATCACCGAGCGCAAGCGCATGGAAAGCCAGCTGCGCCACCTGGCCACCACCGACGAGTTGACCGGCTGCCTCAACCGCCGGGCCTTCTTCGCCGCCGCCGAGCAGGAACTGGAGCGGTCCGGGCGCTATGGCGGCTTCGTCTCGGTGCTGATGATCGACATCGACCATTTCAAGCAGGTCAACGACCGCCACGGCCACGCGGTGGGCGATCAGGCGCTGCGGGCCGCCACGAGCGCCATCCGCGCCAATCTGCGCGAGATCGACACCTTCGGCCGCCTGGGCGGCGAGGAATTCGCCGCCATCCTGCCCGAGACGCCGCTGTCCGGGGCCTTGCAGGTGGCCGAGCGGCTGCGCCAGGCGGTCGCCGCCGTCGCCCTGCCCCTGGGCGAAGGCGAGGCGCCGCTGCGCCTGACCACCAGCCTGGGCGTGGCCGAGCGCACCTCCGCAGATAGCGGCCTGGACCAGATCCTGGCCCGCGCCGACACGGCGCTGTACCGCGCCAAGGCCGCCGGACGCAATCGCGTCCTTGCGTGATTGACGCCTCCCCCTTTTCCATCCCACCTACTTCGGCCATACTGTGACGGGGCGTGACGCTTCGCGCCCAAATGTGGCGGGAAGGAAATTTCCGATGCTGAGGGTTTGTCTCGTCGTCCTGGGCCTGCTGGCCGCCTGGCCCGCCTGGGCCGGACAGGTGGTCAAGGTGGGCGGCTACGACTTCGCCCCCTTCGTCGAAACCAGCGGAACCGGTCAGCCAGACGGGCTGGCGGTTCGCCTGATCGAGGCGATGAACAAGCATCAGGACCGCTTCACCTTCCAGTTCGTCCCCACCTCGCCCAACCGCCGCTACAAGGATTTCGAGGCGGGAAAGTTCGACGTCATGCTGTTCGAAAGCCCCGACTGGGGCTGGACCGAGCGCAAGCTGCCGGTGGAAACCTCCCGCGTGTTCCTCGATGGCGGCGAGCTTTACGTCGCCCTGGCCCAGCCGGGCCGGGGACAGGAGTACTTCGCCGACCTGACGGCCAAGCGCATGGTGGGTCTGCTGGGCTACCATTACGGCTTCGCCAATTTCGAAGCCGACCCCGCCATCCTGACCTCGCGCTTCCGCATGACCCTGGTGCGCGACAATTCCGCCAGCATCGAGGCCATCCTCAAGGATCGCGGCGACGTGGCGGTGGTCACCGACGCCTATCTCAAGCGCTGGCTGCGCGCCCGTCCCGAGGCGAAGGACAAGCTGCTGGTGTCCGAGCGCTTCGACCAGCGCTACGCCCACCGGGCCCTGATCCGCAAGGGCATCGCCCTGACTCCGGCCGAAATGGACCGCATTCTGTCCACCATGGACCTGGACGGCACCCTGACCCGGCTGTGGCGGGAATTCGGCATCCGCGACTGAGCCACCCTGTCATCCTGACGACCATCGGGAGGAAGGATCTCGTCCTGGCACGGCTTTTCATGATCGGCACCGCCGCATCAAGCGGAGATCCCTCGCCTGCGCTCGGGATGACACCAAGAGTGTGCCCAGACGCCCATCCTTCGAATCGCTCAAAACATTGCCTGCGCCGCCATATCCGGCATAATGGTACCGCAATGCCACTATGAGGGCCGCCATGCGCCACCGTCACCTGCTGTCGCCCATCACCCTGCGCGGCGTCACGCTGCCCAACCGCATGATCATGGGCTCCATGCATCTGGGCTTCGAGGGACTGCCCGATGCCTGGCCGCGTCTGGCCGAGTTCTATGCCGAACGCGCCAAGGGCGGCATCGGCCTGATCGTCACCGGCGGCGTCGCCCCCAACCCGGAGGGCAGCTTCGGCCATGACGGCACCGTGCTGGCCTCGCAAGCCGATCTGGGCGGCCACCGGCTGGTAACAGGGGCCGTGCATGCCCAGGGTGGGCGGGTGATCATGCAGATCCTGCATTGCGGCCGCTATTCCAGGGCCAAGGACATCGTGGCGCCGTCGGCCATCCGCGCCCCCATCAACAGCCAGACGCCCCGCGAGCTCTCCGATGCCGAGATCGAGCGGACCATTGCCGATTACGCCAATTGCGCCCGGCTGGCCGTGCTGGCCGGCTATGACGGCGTCGAGGTGATGGCGTCCGAGGGCTACCTGATCAACGAGTTCCTGGCGCTCAGGACCAACAAGCGCACCGACCGCTGGGGCGGCGATCTGCACGGCCGCATGCGCTTCCTGGTCGAGATCGTCCGCGCCGTGCGCGCCGCGCTGGGCGAGGCCAGGATGATGAGCGTGCGCCTGTCCATGGTCGATCTGGTCGAGGACGGCCTTGCCGCCGACGAGGTGGTGGCCGTGGCCCGGGCCATCGAGGCCGAGGGCTGCGACCTGATCAACAGCGGCATCGGCTGGCACGAGGCCCGGGTCCCCACCATCGCCCACACCGTGCCCCAGGGGGCCTGGAGCTGGGCCACCGCCCGGGTCAAGGCGGCGGTGAAGATTCCGGTAGCCGCCAGCAACCGCATCAAGACCCCCGATCTGGCCGAATCCCTGATCGCCGAGGGCCAGTGCGATCTGGTCAGCATGGCGCGCCCCCTGCTGGCCGATCCGGCCTTCGCCGCCAAGGTCACGGCGGGCCAGGCGGACACCATCAACGCCTGCATCGGCTGCAACCAGGGCTGCCTCGACCCCATCTTCAGCGGCGGCGCCGCCACCTGTCTGGTCAATCCCCGCGCCGGCCGCGAAGGCGAGTTCATGTCGCGGCGGCCTTGCGAGACCCAGCGCATCGCCGTGGTGGGCGGCGGCCCGGCCGGCATGGCCTGCGCGCTGGAAGCGGCGAAGCGAGGCCATCAGGTCGCCCTGTTCGACGCCGCTGCCGAGTTGGGCGGCCAGTTCGTCCTGGCCCGCGCCGTGCCGGGCAAGGAGGAATACCTCGCCACCCCCGGCTACTACACCCAGGCGCTGAAGCAGGCCGGGGTCGAGCTGCATCTGGGCCGCCCCGCCACCGCCCGCGACCTGATGGCCTATTCCCGCGTCGTGCTGGCCACCGGCATCCGGCCGCGCGCCCTCGACCTGCCCGGCGCCGACCACGCAAACGTGGTCGGCTACGAGGACATCCTGTCGGGGCGCAAAAGGGCCGGCGGCCGCGTGGCCATCCTGGGCTCGGGCGGCATCGGCTTCGATACCGCGCTCTATCTGGTGGGCGAGGACTTGGAGACCGACTTCAACGCCGAATGGGGCATCGACCGCGCCTTCACCGGCCGTGGCGGCCTGGCCGAGCCGGTGGCGCCCCCGCCGCCCCGGCGGACCATCACCATGCTGCAACGCAAGGCCGAGCGCCCCGGCGCTTCGCTGGGCAAGACCACCGGCTGGATTCACAAGGCCCACCTGCAGCGCCACCACGTGGACATGCTGGCCGGCGTCACCTACCGCTTCATCGACGACCAGGGCCTGCACATCACCATGGGCGGCGAGGACAGGCTGATCGAGGCCGACACCATCATCGTCTGCATCGGCCAGGAATCTCGGCGCGATCTGGCCGACGAGCTGAAAGCCCTGGGCCGCGACGTCCAGTTGATCGGCGGCGCGCGGGATGCCTCCAAGCTGGACGCCCTGGCGGCCTTCGAGGAGGGGACGCGGCTGGGGCTGGCGCTGTGATGATTGGGCTATCGCCCAAACCCATTTGGGGCGATGCCCCAAACCCTCTTTGATTTTATGAATAGAAATGGGGTTCGGGGCATCGCCCCGAGCGGGTGCGGGCGGCAGCCCGCCTGAGTGTCACACGCTCATCCCCGCCACCCAGCCCGACGACCACGCCCACTGGAAATTATAGCCGCCCAGCCAGCCGGCCACGTCCACCGCCTCGCCGATGAAGTACAGGCCGGGATGGGACTTGGCCGCCATGGTCTTGGACGAAAGGCCGGCGGTGTCGACGCCGCCCAGGGTGACCTCGGCGGTGCGGTAACCCTCGGACCCGGCAGGCACCAGCGCCCATTGGGACAGCAGGCGGGCCAGCCCGGCCAGGGCGGCGTTGGTGGACTGACCGATCGGTCGTCCCAGCAACCCGGCCCGCTCCACCAAAGCGCGGGCAAGGCGGGCGGGCAGGATTTCGCCCACGATGGTCTCCACCTGGGCGTTGGGGCGCGCCGCCTTGCGCTCCAGCACATGGGTGTTGATGTCCATGTCCGGCAGCAGGTTGACGTTGATGGACTGACCGGTCAGCCAATACGAGCTGATCTGCAGGATGGCCGGTCCCGACAGGCCGCGATGGGTGAACAGCACCGCCTCGCGGAACCGGGTCTTGCCGAAGCTCACCTCGGCCTGCACCGCGATGCCGGCGAGTTCCCGCATCAGATCCATGTCGGCGCCGGTAAAGGTGAGCGGCACCAGGCCGGGCCGGGGTGCGACCACCGACAGGCCGTAGCGGCCGGCTAGGGCATGGGCGAAGCCGGTGGCGCCGATTTTGGGCACCGACAGGCCGCCGGTGGCCACCACCAGGGCGGCGGCCTCATAGGTTCCCCGGCTGGTGGCCACCCGGAAGGGGCCGTCGCCGGTAACGGCGCCGACCTTGGCCTCCAGCACCATCTCGACGCCGCCCGCCCCGCACTCGTCCATCAGCATGGCGACGATGTCGGCGGCGGAATTGTCGCAGAACAGCTGGCCGTGATCGCGCTCGTGGTACGCGATGCGGTAGCGCTTCATCAGGTCCAGGAAATCGGCGGGGCCAAAGCGCTTCAGCGCCGAGGTGGCGTAATGGGGATTGGCCGACAGGTATTGGGCGGGAGTGACGGTGCGGTTGGTGAAGTTGCACTTGCCGCCGCCCGATATCAGGATCTTGCGCCCCGGCTGGTCGTTGTGGTCCAGCACCACCACGCGCCGCCCCCGTGCCGAGGCCATGGCGGCGCACATCAGCCCGGCGGCACCGGCGCCGATCACGATCACGTCGAAGGGGGAAGACAGGCTCATGGACTGGGTTCTATAGCGGTCCCGGCATGACATCAACCGTTCCGGCCAGATCTCTTGATTGATCCGGGTTTGCGGCGATTTTTCCGGCGGAAGAATATGAAAACCACCAAGGCACCAAGGACACCAAGAGGGTAGAGCAGGACGCCTCGCCCCCTCACCATTGTGACCGACCCAAGCGAAAAGCCGTCTTGGTGTCCTTGGTGCTCTTGGTGCCTTGGTGGTTAATCAGCGCATCCGGTCGCGCCACTCCAGCAGACGGTACACCGCCCGGCCCAATGTCCAGCCGTCGGCCAGGCCCGAGACGGTGAGATCGGCATGGGCGAGGCTGTCCAGGCGGTAGAGCCGGCCATGGGGCAGCGCGGCGGTCAGCGCCTCGCCCTCGCCCACCGGCACGATGCGGTCGTCGGCCCCGTGGATGACCAGCACGTCCGGAACAAAGCCCGACAGGTCGCGGGCGGAAAGGTCCAGCCGGCCGATCTCGTCCCTGATGCCGGGCGGCAAGGCATCGATCAGAGCGGCCACCCGGTCCGGATCGGCATTGTCCAACAGCGCCATGACCGCAGCGCCTTGAGGCCCCAGCCGCCGGGCGAGGTCATCGATGGCGGCCCGCGGATCGCCCATGCGCCGCCGGGCGATGGCTTCAAGCAGAGCGCGGTCGCCGGAATCGGTGAGGCGGCCGGAATTGCTCAGTACGAACACCCACTTGCCGTAGACGTTGGGCTCCAGCCTTTGGCCCCGCCAAGTTCCGGTGGTGAAGAAGCCGATCACCCGCCGCGCGTCATAGGGCGGCCCCACCGCCACCATCACGGCGACCTTGGCCGCCACATCCGCCTCCAGCGCGGCCAGCACCGCCGGCACGGCGGCATAGGAGATGGCGGCCAGCGCCACCTTCTCCCCCGGCGCATGGCGCACCGCCTGGGCCACCTCGTCGGCATCGGCGGAGGACAGCGTCAGCGCCTTGGCGCCGGCCAGATCAGGCACCATCACCCGCCAGCCCGCCCCCACCAAGGCGCCGGCGAAGCGGACCAGCCGGGGATCGTCCTTGCCGGCGGCGGCCGCGCCGGGCAGCAGCACCAGCACCGGTCCGGCCTCGCCGTAAAGATCGGCGCGGCCACCGGGATAGTCCATGGGCCGGGCGACGGAGGGAGCGGACGCGCCGCCCAGAACGGCGATCAGGCGGATCGTGTCGAGAAGCCGGTTAGCGGGCGGCGAGACGAGGCCGAGGATGACGGCAAAAAGAAGGATCAGGAGGCCGAAGCGCCTCACACCTCGATCTCCCCCAGCTTGGCCTGGGTTTCCTTCAGGCGGTCGGCTTTTTTCTTCATCTCGTGTTCCATGCGCTTGATGCGCTTATCCAGCTCCTCGATGTGGGCCAGGCGTTCGGCCCGCTTTTCCTTGTTGTAGCCCGACACGAAACGCTTGATGCCCCAATCGGCGGTGACGAAGAACAAAGCGGCGCCGGCCACCAGCACGATGATGGCCGCCACCCCGCCATAGGCGCTGTTGACCGCCACCATGGCCCCCCAGAAGCCGATGGTCACCAGGGACGAGGCGGTGGCCAGAACCAGCCGGTTGACCGTCTGGTCATGGCGCATCTGGCGCTTTTCATGCTCGCGCATGGCGTTGACGATCTCTTCCTTGGCGATGGCCTGCCAGGTGCGGAACGACATGCCCTTGACCGTCCGGTTGTCACGGATGGTCTGCTCCAGCTTGCGCACCAGGTAATCGGCTTTCTGTTCCGGCGTCGGGCCTTCGGCGGCCAAGTCTCGTCTCCTGCGATGGTCGCCGCAGTCTAATCAACCCTCACCCCTTGCGGAAAGGCCCTTCCTCGGCCTGTTCGGCGATGTCCTCGGCCACCAGGGCGCGTTCATGGGCGAGATAGCGGGCCACCGGCTCGGCCAGGCCGGGATCGGCGATCCAGTGGGCGGAATAGGTGGCGGTGGGAAGATAGCCCCGGCTGACCTTGTGCTCGCCCTGGGCGCCCGCCTCGACCCGGGCGAGGTTGTTGGCGATGGCGAAGTCGATGGCCCGGTAGTAGCAGGCCTCGAAATGGAGGAAGTCCACGTGCCGCCCTCCCCCCCAGGTGCGGCCGTACAGGGTGTCGTCGCCCAGCATGTTGAAGGCGGCCCCCAGCGGTTCGCCATCGGCCTCGGCCCAGACCAGCACCACGGAATCCGCCAGGGAGGACGCCGACAATTCCTCGAAGAAGGCGCGGCTGACATAGGCGCGCCCCCATTTGCGGTTCACCACCGCCTGATAGAAGGCGTGGAAGACGTCCCAGTGGCGCGCCTTGACGTCGGCCCCAACCAGGGTGGCGAGCCGCACGCCGGACCGCGCCACCGCGTCGCGCTCCTTCCGGATCTGCTTGCGCTTTCTCGACGACAGACGCCCCAGGAAGTCGTCGAAGCTCTGGTAGCCGTCATTGCGCCAGTGGTACTGGCTGCCCAGGCGCTGGAGGTAGCCCGCCTGCCCCAGCCCTTCGTACTCGGCCTGAGTGGGAAAGGTGACGTGCACCGAACTGGCCCCGGAGCGGCGCGCCAATTCCACCATGGCCGATGCCAGCACCCGGCGGAGCAGGGCGGCGTCCTCGCCGGCGCGGACCAGCAGGCGCGGCCCGGTGACGGGGGTGAAGGGCACGGCGCATTGCAGCTTGGGGTAATAGGAGCCTCCGGCCCGCTCAAAGGCCTGGGCCCAGGACCAGTCGAAGACGTATTCGCCGAAGGAATGGCTTTTGAGGTACAGCGGTGCGGCGGCCAGCAGCCGCCCCTCGCCATCCCTGACCAGGATATGGCGGGGCAGCCATCCGGTGGCGGAAGAGGCCGAGCCGGACCGCTCCATGGCGTCGAGAAAGGCGTGGCGGATGAAGGGGTTGCCCTCACCCGCGCAGGAATCCCACTCGGCGGCGCTTACCTCCGAGATGGCGGCGGCGATGGTGACGGTCAGGGGGCGGGTTCCATCGGGCATGAGGCCAAGATGAGCATTTTCCGGAAAGATTCCAAGATACGCATGCCCGTCATGACGCAACCCGCCCCTTCGGGGAGTATCAATTCCTGTGCCGGAAATGCTATGGGAGGGCCCGCATCACCCGAACCTCGCGGATCATGAGCGCTTCCATCGACTTCTCTTCGCTGCCCTGGGCCGAGCTGACCGACGACGGCGGCAAGCCTCTGCGAGCCCGGCTGCTGGCCACCCATGACGTGGCGGACGCCGTTGCCCAGGCCGTGCGCGCCAATTGGGCGGTGATGCCGGCCGGCGGCCTGACCAGCGCCATCGGCTCCTACGACTATGCCGACGAGGGCATCGCCGGGTTTGCCGGCATCGTCGCCATCCGCCCCAAAGGCGCGCTGGCCGCCGAGATGGCCGCCGCCGGCACCGATCTGGCGGCGTTGAAGACCCATCAGGTGGCCATCGACACGGCCAAGGGCCTGGTATCGGCGGGCGCGGGCCTCACCTTCACCCAGGTCAACGCCGCCCTGGCCGAGGCGGTCGGTCCCAACGCCCGCGTTCTGGTCGACCTCACCAGCATCGGTTCGGCCTTCGTCGGCGGCGTGGTGGCCACCGGCGGCATGGGGCCGCTGCGCCTGTCGCCGCTCGGCACCCTGGACGCCATCTGCCTAGCCGATGGCGGCGAGACGCCGCGCCTGATCGAGGGCGCCGCCCTGGCCGACGTCCAGGGCATGCAGGGCTGGACCGGCATGGTCGCCGCCGCCCGCTTCCGCTATGTGGAGGTTCCCACCGGCGAGTTCGGGCTGGTCCTGCCGGTGCAGGGCTCGGACGTGGACACCATCGCCGGATTGCTGGCCTGGCTGCGCCCCTGGACCCGCGTCACCCTGCCGGAACAGGCCGGCGGCCGCATCACCGGCGAGGGTGGCGACACGGTGCTGAACGGGATCGAACTGGTCAGCCGCGATTCGCTGGAAGCCTTCATCGAGCATTCGGAAGAGCCGGCGCGGTCCAAGGCGCAGGGGCTGCTGCAATCGTGCGAATACGCCGGCGCCGACATGCTGGCCTGCCTGACCGGCTGGTCGGAACTGTCCATCGACGACGTGCTGATGAGCCTGTTGGACCCCGAGACCGAGACCATCGGCGGCGTGATGATCGATTTCGGCGTGGGCTTTTCGTCGGGCGCCGAAATGGAGACCTTCCGCGCCATCCGCGAGGGCGCCCCCGATTTGGCCCGCACCCGGGCGCGTGTGGTTCAACCCGGAAAATTGAAGCCCTGGAGCGCGTCCACCGACATCAACATCGTGCTGCCCGCCGATACCGGGGCCATCGTCGCGGTGCTGGAGGCCTATGCCGATTACCGCGGCGCCATCCGCATCCTGGCCCGCGAGCTGAAGGGCGCCGTCGAGGTGGAACTGTCGGCCTACGGCCACCTGTCGCCGTCGGGCATCGACCCCCACCACCGCGTCACCCTCTTCGCCCCCGAAGGGGCCGAGGCCGCTCTGGCCGGCGCGCGTCAGGCGGTGGCGGCCAACAAGCGCACCCTGATCCACGATCTGCTGTTCGCCGCCAGGAGCCACGGCCTGGACGTGACCGGCGGCGAGAAGGGTGCCCCGTCCCTGGTGGAGATCGCGCGGGCCGCCGGCGGCGAAGGACGCCTGCCCGAAGGCCTGAAGGCCGCCTTCGCCCGGGCGCGGGCCGCGGTGATGGCCGCCCCGGCCAATTTCAGCTTCCGCGCGCCGGCCGAGTTGCGGACGGCGGACTGATCACACCGTCTCCGGCTGGGCCATGGTGGGCAGCCACACATGCACGGTGGTTCCCTGGCCGGGCTCGGATTCCAGCCACAGGCGGCCGCCATGCATCCTGGCCACCTTCAGCGCCGAAGCCAGCCCCAGCCCGGCGCCGGGGAAGGTGGAGCGTGAATGCAGCCGCGAGAACGGCCGGATGATGGTCTGCAGGTATTGGGCATCGATGCCGATGCCGTTGTCGGTGATGTCGATGCGCCAGCCGTCGCGCTCGGGCACGGCTGAAATCGAGACCTTCGACGCCACGTCGGGCCGCACGAACTTGATGGCGTTGCTGATCAGGTTCTCGAACAGGATGAACAGCAGCACCGGATCGGCATGGACGGTGGGAAGATCCCCCACCCGGAAATCGGCGATGCTGCCGGCCGACATGGCGCGGCAATCGACGATGGCCTGTTCCACCACCCGGCGGCAATCCACCGGCGCGAAGGCGGCCATGGGGCGGTTCGAGCGGGTGTAGTCCACCAGGCCCTTGACCAGCAGGCTGAGCTGGTTGGCACCCTCGCGGATGAAATTCATGCTG harbors:
- a CDS encoding sensor domain-containing diguanylate cyclase, with protein sequence MSKNPDDTGPEPAAKTKLSLRRTGRAGPAQGAAPWPVLVVDDDPDVHSMTRVLLRDFSFQGKGFEVISAMSGAEARAILSRRHDIPVMLLDVVMETPDAGLSLIRHVRDDLRNRRLAIVLRTGQPGEAPERDVMLAYDINDYRSKTELTAQKLFTSLIGGLRSWIHLSTIEAMASTLERRVTERTCQLDEARRFAESLVELLPNPLWFKDPDGSLRLYNRAFREMFAVGDDDWHGRPSHDTLPEPLAGLDQLADQSLSLGGSGGLAFETTIDRQGATRTLMVNKGVVRSDCRDKPDEPIGTIGIVTDITERKRMESQLRHLATTDELTGCLNRRAFFAAAEQELERSGRYGGFVSVLMIDIDHFKQVNDRHGHAVGDQALRAATSAIRANLREIDTFGRLGGEEFAAILPETPLSGALQVAERLRQAVAAVALPLGEGEAPLRLTTSLGVAERTSADSGLDQILARADTALYRAKAAGRNRVLA
- a CDS encoding FAD-binding oxidoreductase — encoded protein: MSASIDFSSLPWAELTDDGGKPLRARLLATHDVADAVAQAVRANWAVMPAGGLTSAIGSYDYADEGIAGFAGIVAIRPKGALAAEMAAAGTDLAALKTHQVAIDTAKGLVSAGAGLTFTQVNAALAEAVGPNARVLVDLTSIGSAFVGGVVATGGMGPLRLSPLGTLDAICLADGGETPRLIEGAALADVQGMQGWTGMVAAARFRYVEVPTGEFGLVLPVQGSDVDTIAGLLAWLRPWTRVTLPEQAGGRITGEGGDTVLNGIELVSRDSLEAFIEHSEEPARSKAQGLLQSCEYAGADMLACLTGWSELSIDDVLMSLLDPETETIGGVMIDFGVGFSSGAEMETFRAIREGAPDLARTRARVVQPGKLKPWSASTDINIVLPADTGAIVAVLEAYADYRGAIRILARELKGAVEVELSAYGHLSPSGIDPHHRVTLFAPEGAEAALAGARQAVAANKRTLIHDLLFAARSHGLDVTGGEKGAPSLVEIARAAGGEGRLPEGLKAAFARARAAVMAAPANFSFRAPAELRTAD
- a CDS encoding GNAT family N-acetyltransferase — translated: MPDGTRPLTVTIAAAISEVSAAEWDSCAGEGNPFIRHAFLDAMERSGSASSATGWLPRHILVRDGEGRLLAAAPLYLKSHSFGEYVFDWSWAQAFERAGGSYYPKLQCAVPFTPVTGPRLLVRAGEDAALLRRVLASAMVELARRSGASSVHVTFPTQAEYEGLGQAGYLQRLGSQYHWRNDGYQSFDDFLGRLSSRKRKQIRKERDAVARSGVRLATLVGADVKARHWDVFHAFYQAVVNRKWGRAYVSRAFFEELSASSLADSVVLVWAEADGEPLGAAFNMLGDDTLYGRTWGGGRHVDFLHFEACYYRAIDFAIANNLARVEAGAQGEHKVSRGYLPTATYSAHWIADPGLAEPVARYLAHERALVAEDIAEQAEEGPFRKG
- a CDS encoding alpha/beta fold hydrolase produces the protein MRRFGLLILLFAVILGLVSPPANRLLDTIRLIAVLGGASAPSVARPMDYPGGRADLYGEAGPVLVLLPGAAAAGKDDPRLVRFAGALVGAGWRVMVPDLAGAKALTLSSADADEVAQAVRHAPGEKVALAAISYAAVPAVLAALEADVAAKVAVMVAVGPPYDARRVIGFFTTGTWRGQRLEPNVYGKWVFVLSNSGRLTDSGDRALLEAIARRRMGDPRAAIDDLARRLGPQGAAVMALLDNADPDRVAALIDALPPGIRDEIGRLDLSARDLSGFVPDVLVIHGADDRIVPVGEGEALTAALPHGRLYRLDSLAHADLTVSGLADGWTLGRAVYRLLEWRDRMR
- a CDS encoding NAD(P)/FAD-dependent oxidoreductase, producing MSLSSPFDVIVIGAGAAGLMCAAMASARGRRVVVLDHNDQPGRKILISGGGKCNFTNRTVTPAQYLSANPHYATSALKRFGPADFLDLMKRYRIAYHERDHGQLFCDNSAADIVAMLMDECGAGGVEMVLEAKVGAVTGDGPFRVATSRGTYEAAALVVATGGLSVPKIGATGFAHALAGRYGLSVVAPRPGLVPLTFTGADMDLMRELAGIAVQAEVSFGKTRFREAVLFTHRGLSGPAILQISSYWLTGQSINVNLLPDMDINTHVLERKAARPNAQVETIVGEILPARLARALVERAGLLGRPIGQSTNAALAGLARLLSQWALVPAGSEGYRTAEVTLGGVDTAGLSSKTMAAKSHPGLYFIGEAVDVAGWLGGYNFQWAWSSGWVAGMSV
- a CDS encoding FAD-dependent oxidoreductase codes for the protein MRHRHLLSPITLRGVTLPNRMIMGSMHLGFEGLPDAWPRLAEFYAERAKGGIGLIVTGGVAPNPEGSFGHDGTVLASQADLGGHRLVTGAVHAQGGRVIMQILHCGRYSRAKDIVAPSAIRAPINSQTPRELSDAEIERTIADYANCARLAVLAGYDGVEVMASEGYLINEFLALRTNKRTDRWGGDLHGRMRFLVEIVRAVRAALGEARMMSVRLSMVDLVEDGLAADEVVAVARAIEAEGCDLINSGIGWHEARVPTIAHTVPQGAWSWATARVKAAVKIPVAASNRIKTPDLAESLIAEGQCDLVSMARPLLADPAFAAKVTAGQADTINACIGCNQGCLDPIFSGGAATCLVNPRAGREGEFMSRRPCETQRIAVVGGGPAGMACALEAAKRGHQVALFDAAAELGGQFVLARAVPGKEEYLATPGYYTQALKQAGVELHLGRPATARDLMAYSRVVLATGIRPRALDLPGADHANVVGYEDILSGRKRAGGRVAILGSGGIGFDTALYLVGEDLETDFNAEWGIDRAFTGRGGLAEPVAPPPPRRTITMLQRKAERPGASLGKTTGWIHKAHLQRHHVDMLAGVTYRFIDDQGLHITMGGEDRLIEADTIIVCIGQESRRDLADELKALGRDVQLIGGARDASKLDALAAFEEGTRLGLAL
- a CDS encoding substrate-binding periplasmic protein; this translates as MLRVCLVVLGLLAAWPAWAGQVVKVGGYDFAPFVETSGTGQPDGLAVRLIEAMNKHQDRFTFQFVPTSPNRRYKDFEAGKFDVMLFESPDWGWTERKLPVETSRVFLDGGELYVALAQPGRGQEYFADLTAKRMVGLLGYHYGFANFEADPAILTSRFRMTLVRDNSASIEAILKDRGDVAVVTDAYLKRWLRARPEAKDKLLVSERFDQRYAHRALIRKGIALTPAEMDRILSTMDLDGTLTRLWREFGIRD